A stretch of the Ischnura elegans chromosome 5, ioIscEleg1.1, whole genome shotgun sequence genome encodes the following:
- the LOC124159673 gene encoding MFS-type transporter clz9-like: MPRNWKRSTKKAHWTAKDVSNARADVEMGTSLRQAAKKYGIPFSTLQQRFMTQGMGDPRMGRKAVFTKEQEAEIVGNVKTLANMCYGLTPLQLRKLVFEYAEKVNLKHRFNKDNRLAGKDWLEGFLKRNPSVSVRKPEATSLNRIRGFNREEISLFFENLEKVMVRYRFPPCKIYNMDETGLTVVHETMKVIGPKGQKRIGAVTSGERGKTTTVICCMNAAGGYIPPMIIYARHRVTPNLEANGPTGALYACSVNGWTNEEVFFMWLKHYQKHAKASKDEPSLLILDNHGSHISLEGYTFCRENNIVMLSLPPHTSHRLQPLDVVFYGPLKRAFYKECDFQMKSRPGEPITMYKIAELFNRAYSNVATIAKGVSGFACTGIYPMNPNIFSDEDFPFDANNRI; encoded by the coding sequence ATGCCAAGGAACTGGAAAAGGTCAACTAAGAAGGCACACTGGACTGCCAAAGACGTAAGCAATGCACGTGCCGATGTTGAAATGGGTACTAGCCTGAGACAAGCTGCTAAAAAGTATGGGATCCCATTCAGTACATTGCAGCAGAGATTTATGACTCAAGGAATGGGAGACCCACGTATGGGTAGAAAAGCAGTCTTTACAAAAGAGCAAGAGGCAGAAATTGTAGGGAATGTCAAGACGCTAGCCAACATGTGTTATGGACTGACCCCCTTGCAATTACGAAAATTAGTTTTTGAGTATGCTGAAAAGGTAAATCTAAAACATAGATTCAACAAAGACAATCGTCTAGCTGGTAAAGACTGGCTGGAAGGGTTCCTGAAGAGAAACCCTTCAGTGTCAGTGAGAAAACCTGAAGCAACAAGTCTCAATAGAATAAGAGGATTCAACAGAGaggaaatttcattattttttgagaatttggAGAAAGTAATGGTGAGATATAGGTTCCCTCCATGCAAGATTTATAACATGGATGAAACAGGGCTTACAGTTGTTCATGAAACTATGAAAGTAATAGGGCCAAAAGGACAAAAGAGAATTGGTGCAGTGACATCAGGGGAAAGAGGAAAAACAACCACTGTCATTTGTTGTATGAATGCAGCTGGGGGATATATCCCACCTATGATCATTTATGCTCGGCATCGGGTGACCCCAAACCTTGAAGCCAATGGACCCACTGGAGCATTGTATGCTTGTTCTGTGAATGGCTGGACCAatgaagaggttttttttatgtGGCTTAAGCATTATCAAAAACATGCGAAAGCAAGTAAAGATGAACCATCTCTTCTTATCCTCGATAATCATGGGAGCCACATCAGTTTAGAGGGATACACATTCTGCCGCGAGAACAACATTGTGATGCTCTCTCTGCCTCCGCACACTTCACACCGTCTACAACCATTAGATGTTGTGTTTTATGGACCACTTAAACGTGCATTCTACAAAGAGTGTGACTTCCAAATGAAGAGTAGACCTGGTGAACCCATCACTATGTATAAAATTGCTGAGTTATTTAATAGAGCATACTCCAATGTAGCCACAATTGCAAAAGGAGTGTCTGGATTTGCTTGTACCGGCATCTATCCAATGAACCCTAACATATTCTCTGATGAAGACTTCCCATTTGATGCTAACAATCGAATTTAA